One stretch of Variovorax sp. TBS-050B DNA includes these proteins:
- a CDS encoding tetratricopeptide repeat protein produces the protein MPKSPLPRARFGLSHVVRAALLATACGISLCAFAAVEHDEVDRLLQAGKLDEAMSRADAFLKDKPKDPQMRFLKGVIQLNSGKRNEAIAAFTQLTQDSPELPEPYNNLAVIYASQNQYDKARAALESAIRTNPSYATAQENLGDVYARLASQAYSKALQLDQNNTAVQPKLAVIRTLFTPPAGATMVAANDTAKPAPKAAAPAPAPAPAAVAVAKAPVAAPPAPAPAPAPVKAAAAPSPAPAPAAPVAVAKAPEASAAPAPAPAAAPASSAEVETAVRAWAAAWAAQDMERYLAAYGPDFDPPGGQSRKSWEEERRARIVGKSNISVNLENLVVHVDGQTATARFRQIYRADSLNIKSRKTLELQRTSGNQWQIRKESVGG, from the coding sequence ATGCCCAAGAGCCCCCTGCCGCGAGCCCGCTTCGGCTTGTCCCACGTCGTTCGCGCCGCGCTCCTGGCCACTGCTTGCGGCATCTCGCTCTGCGCGTTCGCGGCGGTGGAGCACGACGAGGTCGACCGCCTGCTGCAGGCGGGCAAGCTCGACGAGGCCATGAGCCGCGCCGACGCCTTCCTCAAGGACAAGCCGAAGGATCCGCAGATGCGCTTCCTCAAGGGCGTGATCCAGCTCAATTCGGGCAAGCGCAACGAGGCCATCGCGGCCTTCACGCAGCTCACGCAGGATTCGCCCGAACTGCCCGAGCCCTACAACAACCTGGCCGTGATCTACGCGAGCCAGAACCAGTACGACAAGGCCCGCGCCGCGCTCGAAAGCGCGATCCGCACCAACCCGAGCTACGCCACGGCGCAGGAGAACCTCGGCGACGTGTACGCGCGCCTCGCGAGCCAGGCCTACAGCAAGGCGCTGCAGCTCGATCAGAACAACACCGCCGTGCAGCCCAAGCTCGCGGTGATCCGCACGCTGTTCACGCCGCCGGCGGGCGCGACGATGGTGGCGGCCAACGACACCGCCAAGCCGGCACCGAAGGCCGCGGCCCCTGCGCCCGCACCTGCACCCGCCGCCGTCGCCGTCGCGAAGGCGCCCGTCGCAGCGCCGCCCGCACCGGCGCCTGCACCCGCGCCTGTCAAGGCCGCCGCTGCACCTTCACCGGCCCCCGCGCCCGCGGCCCCGGTGGCCGTGGCCAAGGCGCCCGAAGCCTCCGCTGCACCGGCGCCCGCTCCGGCTGCTGCGCCGGCCTCTTCCGCCGAAGTGGAAACCGCCGTCCGCGCATGGGCCGCCGCCTGGGCCGCGCAGGACATGGAGCGCTACCTCGCGGCCTACGGCCCCGACTTCGATCCGCCGGGCGGACAGAGCCGCAAGAGCTGGGAAGAAGAACGCCGCGCCCGCATCGTCGGCAAGTCGAACATCAGCGTGAACCTCGAGAACCTCGTGGTCCACGTCGACGGCCAGACGGCCACCGCCCGGTTCCGCCAGATCTATCGCGCCGACAGCCTCAACATCAAGAGCCGCAAGACGCTGGAGCTGCAGCGCACGTCGGGCAACCAGTGGCAGATCCGCAAGGAAAGCGTCGGGGGATAG
- a CDS encoding L,D-transpeptidase family protein, translating into MRGPRWRRRASWCATIPTFQLAQLVYADLLATQVSPAHAFSDASSIGRLRSDPAMAELREESRRRLQALRERPPPGTVPSQFLALSTRSRYAIAVDASRSRLYLFENSDKGLQLAADYYVSVGKSGIGKAAEGDARTPLGVYYITSSLDPKSLKDFYGAGALPINYPNPYDVRRGRTGSGIWLHGTPPQQFARAPLASDGCVVMANPDLKQLLRKVQIGATPVVTASSLQWIPRAQAEKEAQSFTGAISAWKEARASGSEAQLKKFYLPEFQRANKKTTEGISALNEELEYARGRRAQFKDASYLHWREGDDTMIATFGEVFEGEKSGRTRRQYWLRQGSEWKLFHEEILG; encoded by the coding sequence ATGCGCGGCCCGCGCTGGAGAAGGCGCGCGAGCTGGTGCGCGACCATCCCAACTTTCCAGCTCGCACAGCTGGTCTATGCCGACCTGCTCGCCACCCAGGTGTCGCCGGCGCACGCGTTCTCCGACGCCTCGAGCATCGGCCGGCTGCGCAGCGACCCGGCCATGGCCGAGCTGCGCGAGGAATCGCGCCGCCGGCTGCAGGCGCTGCGCGAGCGTCCGCCGCCCGGCACCGTGCCTTCGCAGTTCCTCGCGCTCTCGACGCGCAGCCGCTATGCCATCGCGGTCGATGCCTCGCGCTCGCGGCTCTACCTGTTCGAGAACTCCGACAAGGGACTGCAGCTCGCGGCCGACTACTACGTGTCGGTCGGCAAGTCGGGCATCGGCAAGGCCGCCGAGGGCGACGCGCGCACGCCGCTCGGCGTGTACTACATCACCAGCAGCCTCGACCCGAAGTCGCTGAAGGATTTCTACGGCGCCGGCGCGCTGCCCATCAACTACCCGAACCCCTACGACGTGCGGCGCGGCAGAACCGGCAGCGGCATCTGGCTGCACGGCACGCCGCCGCAGCAGTTCGCGCGCGCGCCGCTCGCGAGCGACGGCTGCGTGGTCATGGCCAACCCCGACCTGAAGCAGCTGCTGCGCAAGGTACAGATCGGCGCCACCCCGGTCGTGACCGCGTCGAGCCTGCAATGGATTCCGCGCGCGCAGGCCGAGAAGGAGGCGCAGTCCTTCACCGGTGCCATTTCGGCCTGGAAAGAAGCGCGCGCCAGCGGCAGCGAAGCGCAATTGAAGAAATTCTATTTGCCGGAATTCCAGCGCGCCAATAAGAAAACGACCGAAGGCATTTCGGCGCTCAACGAGGAATTGGAATACGCCAGAGGCAGGCGCGCCCAATTCAAGGACGCCTCGTATTTGCATTGGCGCGAAGGCGACGACACGATGATCGCCACCTTCGGCGAAGTGTTCGAAGGCGAGAAAAGCGGGCGCACCCGGCGCCAGTACTGGCTGCGCCAAGGCAGCGAGTGGAAGCTTTTCCACGAGGAAATCCTCGGCTGA
- a CDS encoding Flp family type IVb pilin — MLRSITRFLRDEEGATAIEYGIIAGLMATILVAVFTAPGTGVGAVLEGVFARIATAVGG; from the coding sequence ATGCTTCGCTCTATTACTCGTTTTCTCCGCGATGAAGAAGGCGCCACCGCAATTGAATACGGAATCATTGCGGGGCTGATGGCAACTATTCTGGTCGCGGTATTTACTGCACCGGGAACAGGCGTCGGTGCTGTCCTCGAAGGGGTATTTGCTCGTATTGCGACCGCAGTGGGCGGATAA
- a CDS encoding A24 family peptidase translates to MPYLWLLWLLLVTVHDARQRRVPNWLVLGGAALAGGALAMNAQPFGVHWPDALTGAALGFGFLLVFHVAGLMGAGDVKFAGALGLWVGAAPLLPIWIGASLLAGLHAVLLVVLRRLPWFPRLTLMLSGRPRATDDPGLRQQTRPIPFAAYLAVVAAVWMAWGRQS, encoded by the coding sequence ATGCCCTATTTGTGGCTCCTTTGGCTATTGCTCGTCACGGTCCATGACGCCCGACAACGCCGCGTCCCCAACTGGCTGGTGCTGGGTGGCGCGGCGCTTGCCGGGGGCGCCCTTGCCATGAACGCGCAGCCATTCGGCGTCCACTGGCCCGACGCGCTCACAGGCGCCGCCCTGGGCTTCGGTTTTCTTCTCGTCTTCCACGTGGCCGGCCTCATGGGCGCGGGCGACGTCAAATTTGCCGGTGCGCTCGGCCTCTGGGTCGGTGCGGCGCCGCTTCTGCCGATCTGGATCGGTGCCAGCCTGCTGGCCGGTCTGCATGCGGTGCTCCTGGTGGTGCTTCGCCGCCTGCCGTGGTTTCCGCGGCTCACGCTGATGCTGTCGGGCAGGCCGCGCGCCACCGACGATCCGGGCCTGCGCCAGCAGACCCGACCGATTCCCTTTGCCGCCTACCTCGCGGTGGTCGCGGCCGTCTGGATGGCCTGGGGCCGACAGAGTTAG
- the cpaB gene encoding Flp pilus assembly protein CpaB: MIHLTKIVAAILVLLAIALGGYAWVLSRQPAKAPPVATAPAAAASSTARVPTFAVVVAAKPVAAGQAIPADAVRVAQLPINPAGAFTETAAVVGRVPVFDIGEGTPLLEGQLASGLAMRVEEGERAVAVKADEVMGVGNKVQPGDFVDVFVMLKSDGKDIDRTQARLLLSRKRVLAFGTASLDGLPSRNPEGRSNPQQQQQQQRAEAARTAVLAVPVAEINRLTLGESAGRLLLALRNPLDTALPDPALLAELPPALQPPAPRRGEPARAPLEGLDSAQAGLTAVDLATGGGAAARRLVADARASAAAAAPRPATAAAAAPRAGMEVEMIRGDRSETIRY, encoded by the coding sequence ATGATCCATCTCACCAAAATCGTCGCCGCCATCCTGGTGCTCCTGGCCATCGCACTGGGCGGCTATGCGTGGGTGCTCAGCCGGCAGCCGGCCAAGGCGCCGCCGGTTGCGACGGCGCCCGCGGCCGCCGCTTCGAGCACGGCGCGCGTTCCCACCTTCGCGGTGGTGGTGGCCGCCAAGCCGGTGGCGGCGGGCCAGGCGATCCCGGCCGACGCGGTCCGGGTGGCGCAGCTTCCCATCAACCCGGCCGGCGCCTTCACCGAGACCGCGGCCGTGGTCGGCCGCGTGCCGGTGTTCGACATCGGCGAGGGCACGCCGCTGCTCGAGGGCCAGCTCGCCTCGGGCCTCGCGATGCGCGTCGAGGAAGGCGAGCGGGCGGTGGCGGTCAAGGCCGACGAAGTCATGGGCGTGGGCAACAAGGTCCAGCCCGGCGATTTCGTCGACGTGTTCGTCATGCTCAAGTCGGACGGCAAGGACATCGACCGCACGCAGGCGCGCCTGCTGCTGTCGCGCAAGCGGGTGCTCGCCTTCGGCACCGCCTCGCTGGACGGGCTGCCGTCCAGGAACCCCGAAGGCCGCAGCAACCCGCAGCAGCAACAGCAACAGCAGCGCGCCGAGGCGGCGCGCACCGCGGTGCTGGCCGTGCCGGTGGCGGAGATCAACCGACTGACGCTCGGCGAATCCGCCGGCCGGCTGCTGCTCGCCCTGCGCAACCCGCTGGACACCGCCCTGCCCGATCCCGCGCTGCTGGCCGAGCTGCCGCCGGCGCTGCAGCCGCCGGCACCCCGGCGCGGCGAGCCCGCACGCGCGCCGCTCGAAGGCCTGGACAGCGCCCAGGCGGGCCTGACGGCCGTCGACCTGGCCACCGGCGGCGGTGCCGCCGCCCGCCGGCTGGTCGCCGACGCACGCGCTTCCGCCGCGGCGGCCGCGCCGCGCCCGGCCACCGCCGCTGCGGCCGCACCGCGCGCCGGTATGGAGGTCGAGATGATCCGCGGCGACCGCAGCGAAACCATCCGCTACTGA
- a CDS encoding type II and III secretion system protein family protein yields MPDPNRATTPPAIRRATPGLLLRPVLLALCLAAPAFAPAATSPAAAPGQPPAPLVVTAGSQRELLIERGVDRIALADETVAGVTVTRKTPGSPAARLILTGKQAGRTTLMVWEKGQSAATTYTLDVQRRSAVLSGSIESMPAHQRARDTALSTQPDKAPIADASTIDVRSHTVQVAVKVVEFNRSVLKQAGLNIFSTRANSSGFSFGVFTPSSLTKASFGSDGSISGEYNKPLAQAFSLLLNFGRAGVGLNVGFLEGNGMARVLAEPTLVAMSGQSASFLSGGELPVPVPQGLGSTAIEYKPFGIGLTLTPTVLSNDRIVLKVAPEASDLDYTNSLSLGGVAVPAITTRRADTTVELGDGESFIIGGLVSRTTTSNADKIPLLGDLPILGAFFKQSKYQMNEKELVIVVTPHLVKPIARDTDLAPYLPGSAEQRDGAVWRSFFLGGAADTAVPGFSR; encoded by the coding sequence ATGCCGGACCCGAACCGCGCGACGACGCCCCCCGCCATCCGCCGCGCCACGCCCGGGCTCCTGCTGCGCCCGGTGCTGCTCGCGCTGTGCCTGGCGGCACCTGCGTTCGCACCCGCCGCCACCTCGCCGGCCGCCGCGCCCGGCCAGCCGCCCGCGCCGCTGGTGGTGACTGCGGGTTCGCAGCGCGAGCTGCTGATCGAGCGCGGCGTGGACCGCATCGCGCTGGCCGACGAGACCGTCGCGGGCGTGACCGTGACGCGCAAGACGCCGGGCTCGCCCGCCGCGCGGCTCATCCTCACCGGCAAGCAGGCGGGCCGCACCACGCTGATGGTCTGGGAGAAGGGCCAGTCCGCCGCCACCACCTACACGCTCGACGTGCAGCGCCGCAGCGCCGTGCTCTCGGGCAGCATCGAGAGCATGCCCGCGCACCAGCGTGCGCGCGACACGGCGCTCTCGACGCAGCCCGACAAGGCGCCGATCGCCGACGCCTCGACGATCGACGTGCGCAGCCACACGGTGCAGGTGGCCGTGAAAGTGGTCGAGTTCAACCGCAGCGTGCTCAAGCAGGCGGGGCTCAACATCTTCAGCACGCGCGCGAATTCGAGCGGTTTCAGCTTCGGCGTGTTCACGCCGTCTTCCCTGACCAAGGCCAGCTTCGGTTCCGACGGCTCGATCTCGGGCGAATACAACAAGCCGCTCGCGCAGGCCTTCAGCCTGCTGCTCAACTTCGGCCGCGCGGGCGTTGGCCTGAACGTCGGTTTCCTCGAGGGCAACGGCATGGCGCGCGTGCTCGCCGAGCCGACGCTGGTCGCGATGTCGGGCCAGAGCGCAAGCTTCCTTTCGGGCGGCGAGCTGCCGGTGCCGGTGCCGCAGGGCCTGGGCTCCACCGCGATCGAATACAAGCCCTTCGGCATCGGCCTCACGCTGACGCCCACGGTGCTGTCGAACGACCGCATCGTGCTGAAGGTCGCGCCCGAGGCGAGCGACCTCGACTACACCAACTCGCTGAGCCTCGGCGGGGTCGCGGTGCCCGCCATCACCACGCGGCGCGCCGACACCACGGTCGAGCTCGGCGACGGCGAGAGCTTCATCATCGGCGGGCTCGTGAGCCGCACCACCACCTCCAACGCCGACAAGATCCCGCTGCTCGGCGACCTGCCGATCCTTGGCGCCTTCTTCAAGCAGAGCAAGTACCAGATGAACGAGAAGGAACTGGTGATCGTGGTCACGCCGCACCTCGTGAAGCCGATCGCGCGCGACACCGACCTCGCGCCCTACCTCCCCGGCAGCGCCGAGCAGCGCGACGGCGCCGTGTGGCGCTCCTTCTTCCTCGGCGGGGCGGCCGACACGGCCGTTCCGGGTTTCTCGCGTTGA
- a CDS encoding histidine kinase, whose protein sequence is MNAPRDSLPETGAETYLFASVNGSHITWLTDTLGRVGSVVVLEPDAKSIDDRIAMLGPAAVFIDFSPDQIAAAGKLHERLKRDWPALPVLATGLSAEPAAMLAALRAGVDDFVDISAPPAEAVATLRALLDKRASLQGGQRGCTLALLGARGGLGVTTLAASLALALHEHLAHLPARPPGRSARQGVALLDLGLPARDGLLYLDTQSGFSFVDGVRNLRRLDQTLLHTALAHHASGVAVLPLPASLAQVREISHADSVALIRRLADFFDFQIADLGGFSTVDFMAQTVREAQQTWVVCDQSIGAIVSTANLLKELRTRGVDVARLALVVNKFDKNVGLSAKDIAERLELPLRHVLPARSAALLAAASRGEMLVRTARSDPYAQSVIGLARGLTQEYMSVTGQPPPKDPRWAALMSQITGFWKSSHQG, encoded by the coding sequence ATGAACGCACCCCGCGACAGCCTGCCGGAAACGGGCGCCGAGACCTACCTGTTCGCTTCGGTCAACGGCAGCCACATCACCTGGCTCACCGACACCCTGGGCCGCGTGGGCTCGGTGGTCGTGCTCGAACCGGACGCCAAGTCCATCGACGACCGCATCGCGATGCTCGGCCCGGCCGCGGTGTTCATCGACTTCTCGCCGGACCAGATCGCCGCCGCCGGCAAGCTCCACGAGCGGCTCAAGCGCGACTGGCCCGCGCTGCCGGTGCTCGCCACGGGCCTGTCGGCCGAGCCGGCCGCGATGCTGGCCGCGCTGCGCGCCGGGGTGGACGACTTCGTCGACATCTCCGCCCCGCCCGCGGAGGCCGTGGCCACGCTGCGCGCGCTGCTCGACAAGCGCGCCAGCCTCCAGGGCGGCCAGCGCGGCTGCACGCTGGCGCTGCTCGGCGCCCGCGGCGGCCTGGGCGTCACCACGCTGGCGGCCAGCCTGGCGCTCGCGCTGCACGAGCACCTGGCGCACCTGCCCGCGCGGCCGCCCGGACGATCGGCCCGCCAGGGCGTGGCGCTGCTCGACCTGGGGCTGCCCGCGCGCGACGGCCTGCTCTACCTCGACACCCAGAGCGGCTTCAGCTTCGTCGACGGCGTGCGCAACCTGCGCCGGCTCGACCAGACGCTGCTGCACACCGCGCTCGCGCACCATGCGAGCGGCGTCGCGGTGCTGCCGCTGCCCGCGAGCCTGGCGCAGGTGCGCGAGATCTCGCATGCGGATTCGGTAGCGCTGATCCGGCGGCTGGCGGATTTCTTCGACTTCCAGATCGCCGACCTCGGCGGCTTCTCGACCGTCGACTTCATGGCGCAGACCGTGCGCGAGGCCCAGCAGACCTGGGTGGTCTGCGACCAGAGCATCGGTGCCATCGTCTCCACCGCCAACCTGCTGAAGGAACTGCGCACGCGCGGCGTCGACGTCGCCCGCCTGGCGCTGGTGGTGAACAAGTTCGACAAGAACGTCGGCCTGTCGGCGAAGGACATCGCCGAGCGGCTCGAGCTGCCGCTGCGCCACGTGCTGCCCGCGCGCAGCGCCGCGCTGCTGGCGGCCGCGAGCCGCGGCGAGATGCTGGTGCGCACCGCGCGCAGCGACCCGTACGCGCAGTCCGTGATCGGCCTTGCGCGCGGGCTGACCCAGGAATACATGTCCGTCACGGGCCAACCGCCGCCCAAGGATCCACGCTGGGCTGCGCTGATGTCGCAGATCACCGGCTTCTGGAAGAGTTCACATCAAGGTTGA
- a CDS encoding CpaF family protein: protein MSNEIEFADDDQAFINSQQFQDIKSWTHDHLLSRIEELGAEFGRWSRASIQQFVELEVDSFVRLRRVPINDREMQLIADALTKELAGFGPLEDLLNDPGVEDILINGYQNVYVSRHGVLERETLRFTDSEHVMRIVRRILAPLGRRLDEANPMVDARLPDGGRINVIIEPLAIDGLSVSIRKFRKEPLTPADLVKLGTFDAGMAQLLEIAVRARCNILVSGGTSSGKTSLLNALASFIPHSERVITIEDTAELSLGHTHVVRLESRPGGFDGTGVVSIRDLLRNSLRMRPDRIIVGEVRGAEVIEMMQAMNTGHEGSMGTIHASSPRECLYRLEMLAGFAGYQGSETSLRRQIANAIDFIVQIGRLSNGQRRILSLSEVTGVNDNVVAMQELYRYEPTVTPEGEERDRWVSLGIAPHSPKITRFRQTLARGAGDRRA from the coding sequence ATGTCCAACGAAATCGAATTTGCCGACGACGACCAGGCATTCATCAACTCGCAGCAGTTCCAGGACATCAAGAGCTGGACCCATGACCACCTGCTGAGCCGCATCGAGGAACTGGGCGCGGAGTTCGGCCGCTGGTCGCGCGCCTCGATCCAGCAGTTCGTCGAGCTCGAGGTCGACAGCTTCGTGCGGCTGCGCCGCGTGCCGATCAACGACCGCGAGATGCAGCTCATCGCCGATGCGCTGACCAAGGAGCTCGCGGGCTTCGGCCCGCTGGAAGACCTGCTCAACGATCCGGGCGTGGAAGACATCCTGATCAACGGCTACCAGAACGTCTACGTGTCGCGCCACGGCGTGCTCGAACGCGAGACGCTGCGCTTCACCGACTCCGAGCACGTGATGCGCATCGTGCGGCGCATCCTCGCGCCGCTCGGCCGCCGGCTCGACGAGGCCAACCCGATGGTGGACGCGCGCCTGCCCGACGGCGGCCGCATCAACGTGATCATCGAGCCGCTCGCGATCGACGGGCTCTCGGTCTCGATCCGCAAGTTCCGCAAGGAGCCGCTGACGCCGGCCGACCTCGTGAAGCTCGGCACCTTCGACGCGGGCATGGCGCAGCTGCTGGAGATCGCGGTGCGCGCGCGCTGCAACATCCTCGTGAGCGGCGGCACCAGCTCGGGCAAGACCTCGCTGCTCAACGCGCTCGCGAGCTTCATTCCGCACAGCGAGCGCGTGATCACCATCGAGGACACGGCCGAACTCTCGCTCGGCCACACGCACGTGGTACGGCTCGAAAGCCGGCCCGGCGGCTTCGACGGCACCGGCGTGGTGAGCATCCGCGACCTGCTGCGCAACAGCCTGCGCATGCGGCCCGACCGCATCATCGTGGGCGAGGTGCGCGGCGCCGAGGTGATCGAGATGATGCAGGCGATGAACACCGGCCACGAAGGCTCGATGGGCACCATCCACGCGAGTTCGCCGCGCGAATGCCTCTACCGCCTCGAGATGCTCGCGGGCTTCGCGGGCTACCAGGGCAGCGAGACCAGCCTGCGCCGGCAGATCGCCAACGCCATCGACTTCATCGTGCAGATCGGCCGCCTCTCGAACGGGCAGCGGCGCATCCTCTCGCTGAGCGAAGTGACGGGCGTGAACGACAACGTGGTGGCGATGCAGGAGCTCTACCGCTACGAACCCACCGTCACGCCCGAGGGCGAGGAGCGCGACCGCTGGGTGTCGCTCGGCATCGCGCCGCACTCGCCGAAGATCACGCGCTTCCGCCAGACGCTCGCGCGCGGCGCCGGAGACCGCCGTGCGTGA
- a CDS encoding type II secretion system F family protein has protein sequence MREGLLALACIALLMAAAGLLLWQWASTRQARRLAGAHLKQRIDASFSPDSEAPQPPLRAEPPPLSGGAMPMTDPWASAGPAEPVQAPRRNRLEALVPDWLEGVIATRVLGLGAGAIVLLAALAGLLGGWPAGLGALLFLALVAAFAIWLRLQKFRRQLVSQLPAFIDAMVRLITIGNSTQAAFQLGIASTRAPLRGYLERAAGLVRAGVDLDRALHQMATRVRVEEMFLLASILGLGVRYGGRADLLLERVANFMRDREQAEHELVALSAETRLSAWILGLLPICVGAMIITLNPAYFLRMWQDTTGQYMVFGAAALQLTGAFLLYRLARFA, from the coding sequence GTGCGTGAAGGCCTGCTCGCGTTGGCCTGCATCGCGCTGCTGATGGCGGCCGCGGGGCTGCTGCTGTGGCAGTGGGCCTCGACGCGGCAGGCGCGGCGGCTCGCCGGCGCGCACCTGAAGCAGCGCATCGACGCCAGCTTCTCGCCCGACAGCGAAGCGCCGCAGCCGCCGCTGCGCGCGGAACCGCCGCCGCTGTCCGGCGGCGCGATGCCGATGACGGACCCCTGGGCCTCGGCGGGGCCGGCCGAGCCGGTGCAGGCGCCGCGCAGGAACCGCCTCGAGGCGCTGGTGCCGGACTGGCTCGAAGGCGTGATCGCCACGCGCGTCCTCGGCCTCGGTGCGGGCGCGATCGTGCTGCTCGCCGCGCTGGCGGGCCTGCTCGGCGGCTGGCCAGCGGGCCTCGGCGCGCTGCTCTTCCTCGCGCTGGTCGCGGCCTTCGCGATCTGGCTGCGGCTGCAGAAATTCCGCCGCCAGCTCGTGAGCCAGCTGCCGGCCTTCATCGATGCGATGGTGCGGCTGATCACCATCGGCAACTCCACCCAGGCGGCGTTCCAGCTCGGCATCGCGTCGACGCGGGCGCCGCTGCGCGGCTACCTCGAACGCGCCGCGGGCCTGGTGCGCGCCGGCGTCGACCTGGACCGCGCGCTGCACCAGATGGCCACGCGCGTGCGCGTGGAGGAGATGTTCCTGCTGGCCTCGATCCTCGGGCTGGGCGTGCGCTACGGCGGCCGCGCCGACCTGCTGCTGGAGCGCGTGGCCAACTTCATGCGCGACCGCGAGCAGGCCGAGCACGAGCTCGTGGCGCTCTCGGCCGAGACGCGGCTCTCGGCCTGGATCCTCGGCCTGCTGCCGATCTGCGTCGGGGCCATGATCATCACGCTCAACCCGGCCTACTTCCTGCGCATGTGGCAGGACACCACCGGCCAGTACATGGTGTTCGGCGCCGCGGCGCTGCAGCTGACCGGCGCGTTCCTGCTCTACCGGCTGGCGAGGTTCGCATGA
- a CDS encoding type II secretion system F family protein, producing the protein MGFTPSQLGILSLALLALGLLAMAGLLIGGELRRARRGSVLGRAIRRGGEGTPVDAAEPEAPPPSDVELPFHWLDTRLGRLLVADEDRNLIDQCGFPSQRAQLIFLVLRVLLAVLLPVAAYWVWAGGQPQRQVFAVLAAAFVIGFMAPKWLLARQAASRRERVAHELPLFVDLLRLLQGVGLSLDQSLQIMAADFSHVLHVLGHELAIANRQYSQGRTREHSLQRLGTLHRNDNLTSLVALLVQVDRHGGAVQEPLRQYSERLREHRRAEMKERIGKITVKMTGVMVITLLPALVIVTAGPGFLAVFRSLGALAK; encoded by the coding sequence ATGGGCTTCACGCCGTCCCAGCTCGGCATCCTGAGCCTCGCGCTGCTGGCGCTGGGCCTGCTTGCGATGGCGGGCCTGCTGATCGGCGGCGAGCTCCGGCGCGCGCGCCGCGGCAGCGTGCTGGGCCGGGCCATCCGCCGCGGCGGCGAAGGCACGCCGGTCGATGCCGCCGAGCCCGAAGCGCCCCCGCCCTCCGACGTCGAGCTGCCCTTCCACTGGCTCGACACGCGGCTCGGCCGCCTGCTGGTCGCCGACGAGGACCGCAACCTCATCGACCAGTGCGGCTTTCCTTCGCAGCGCGCGCAGCTGATCTTCCTGGTGCTGCGGGTGCTGCTGGCCGTGCTGCTGCCGGTGGCCGCCTACTGGGTCTGGGCCGGCGGCCAGCCGCAGCGCCAGGTGTTCGCGGTGCTGGCCGCGGCCTTCGTGATCGGCTTCATGGCGCCGAAGTGGCTGCTGGCGCGGCAGGCCGCGTCGCGGCGCGAGCGGGTCGCCCACGAGCTGCCGCTCTTCGTCGACCTGTTGCGCCTGCTGCAGGGCGTGGGCCTGAGCCTCGACCAGAGCCTGCAGATCATGGCGGCGGATTTCTCGCACGTGCTGCACGTGCTCGGCCACGAACTCGCGATCGCCAACCGGCAGTACAGCCAGGGCCGCACGCGCGAGCATTCGCTGCAGCGCCTGGGCACGCTGCACAGGAACGACAACCTGACGAGCCTGGTGGCGCTGCTGGTGCAGGTCGACCGCCACGGCGGCGCGGTGCAGGAGCCGCTGCGGCAGTACAGCGAACGGCTGCGCGAGCACCGCCGTGCCGAGATGAAGGAACGCATCGGGAAGATCACCGTCAAGATGACCGGCGTGATGGTGATCACGCTGCTGCCGGCGCTGGTCATCGTGACCGCAGGTCCCGGGTTCCTCGCCGTCTTCCGTTCGCTGGGAGCCCTTGCCAAATGA
- a CDS encoding tetratricopeptide repeat protein, translated as MTARLAPPAFRRLPGGVASVLALACALAATGCAGPKDAYPAVAEAQQRQAAEEGASARAGSQIDTQATYLKLVEQMQQEGLWFASLAHIDALEQRWGASPESTRARAEALRHAGQAAQSETAYRRLLGTPLAAAGYRGLGLLAGARGDYAEAVRMLRQARDRNPTDALLLNDLGYASLRAGQVAEARLPLMQALQLRPDNPQAQANLAMYLEATQQHAQAAALMDANKMPPATRAAIRDAARQLARPAAPPVVAATPVAGAPVLDDSAIPLLLKPSQTTLRPRAGSNPRGAP; from the coding sequence ATGACCGCACGCCTCGCGCCCCCCGCCTTCCGACGCCTGCCCGGCGGCGTCGCCTCCGTCCTCGCGCTCGCATGCGCGCTCGCGGCCACCGGCTGCGCCGGACCGAAGGATGCCTATCCCGCGGTCGCCGAAGCGCAGCAGCGGCAGGCCGCGGAAGAAGGCGCCAGCGCACGCGCCGGCAGCCAGATCGACACCCAGGCCACCTACCTCAAGCTGGTCGAGCAGATGCAGCAGGAAGGCCTGTGGTTCGCGTCGCTCGCGCACATCGATGCACTGGAGCAGCGCTGGGGCGCTTCGCCCGAGTCGACGCGCGCGCGTGCCGAGGCGCTGCGCCACGCCGGCCAGGCCGCGCAGAGCGAGACCGCCTACCGGCGGCTGCTCGGCACGCCGCTGGCGGCAGCCGGCTACCGCGGACTCGGCCTGCTGGCCGGGGCACGCGGCGACTATGCCGAGGCGGTGCGCATGCTGCGCCAGGCGCGCGATCGCAATCCCACCGATGCGCTGCTGCTCAACGACCTGGGCTACGCCAGCCTGCGCGCGGGCCAGGTCGCCGAGGCGCGGCTGCCGCTGATGCAGGCGCTGCAGCTCAGGCCCGACAACCCGCAGGCGCAGGCCAACCTCGCGATGTACCTCGAGGCCACGCAGCAGCATGCGCAGGCCGCGGCGCTGATGGATGCCAACAAGATGCCGCCGGCCACGCGCGCGGCGATCCGCGACGCCGCACGGCAGCTCGCACGGCCCGCAGCGCCACCGGTCGTCGCCGCCACGCCGGTCGCCGGCGCACCGGTCCTCGACGACAGCGCGATCCCGCTGCTGCTCAAGCCCTCCCAGACCACCCTCCGGCCGCGCGCCGGCTCGAACCCCCGAGGTGCCCCATGA